A window of Motilibacter rhizosphaerae genomic DNA:
GTCGGCGCGGCGGGACTGCTCGGCGCGCAGGATGTCGAGCCGGCCCTGCAGCAGGCGCCGGACGTAGGAGAGGTCGGCCTCCTCCTGCTCGACGTCCTGGCGCATCGCGCGCACCTCGGCCAGCGGGCGCTCGGCCAGCCCCGCGAGGAAGTCGGGCGCGAGCACGCGGTCGATGCGGCGCCGGCCGCCGTCCAGCGGGCCGGACGCGCCGGTCGGGTCAAGCCCTGCGTCAGTCACCCCTGCATCGTGCCAGACCAGCGGGCAGGATGGGCCCGTGCGCGCCCTCCTCCAGCGGGCCCTCGGCGCGGAGGTGCGCGTCGCGGGCGAGGTCGTCGGCGCCCTGCCGGGCCCCGGCCTGCTCGTCCTGCTGGGCGTCGCGACGACCGACACCGCGGCGGACGCCGCCGCCCTCGCCCGGCGCGTCCACGAGCTGCGCGTCCTGCGCGACGAGCGCAGCGCTGCGGACGAGGGCGCCCCGCTGCTCGTGGTCAGCCAGTTCACGCTGTACGCCGACACCCGCCGCGGCCGCCGGCCCAGCTGGTCCGCGGCGGCGCCCGGGCCGGTGGCCGAGCCGCTGGTGGAGGCGTTCGTCGCCGCCCTGCGCGAGCGGGGCGCGCACGTGGAGACCGGCGTCTTCGGCGCCGACATGCAGGTGTCGCTCGTCAACGACGGGCCGGTGACGCTGCTGCTCGAGGAGCCGCGGTAGCGCTCGGGGTGCCGTCAGCCGCGATAGCGCTCGACCCCGCAGCGAGCCGCAGCAGCGGCTACTCCCCCACCTCGCCGTCCACGCGCTCGCGCAGCAGGTCCGCGTGGCCGTTGTGCCGGGCGTACTCCTCGACGAGGTGGACGAGCACCCAGCGCAGCGACACGGTCCCGACCTCCTCGTCCTCGCCCGTCGCGCCGAGCGGCGT
This region includes:
- the dtd gene encoding D-aminoacyl-tRNA deacylase; translation: MRALLQRALGAEVRVAGEVVGALPGPGLLVLLGVATTDTAADAAALARRVHELRVLRDERSAADEGAPLLVVSQFTLYADTRRGRRPSWSAAAPGPVAEPLVEAFVAALRERGAHVETGVFGADMQVSLVNDGPVTLLLEEPR